The Camelina sativa cultivar DH55 chromosome 14, Cs, whole genome shotgun sequence genome includes a window with the following:
- the LOC104740179 gene encoding DELLA protein GAI-like, with product MKRDHQDQDKMKEEEDDCNKGMDELLAVLGYKVRSSEMADVAQKLEQLEVMMSNVQEHDLSHLATETVHYNPAELYTWLDSMLSDLNPPPSSNSDYDLKAIPGDAILNHHFAVDSSSSSNHGGGGGDVNATSNKRLKCSNGTTVATVTTAAGDESTRPVVLVDSQENGVRLVHVLLACAEAIQSENLTLAEALVKQIGFLAVSQIGAMRKVATYFAEALARRIYRLSPSQSPIDHSLSDTLQMHFYETCPYLKFAHFTANQAILEAFQGKKRVHVIDFSMSQGLQWPALMQALALRPGGPPVFRLTGIGPPAPDNFDYLHEVGCKLAHLAEAIHVEFEYRGFVANTLADLDASMLELRPSEIESVAVNSVFELHKLLGRPGAIDKVLGVVNQIKPEIFTVVEQESNHNSPVFLDRFTESLHYYSTLFDSLEGVPGGQDKVMSEVYLGKQICNVVACDGPDRVERHETLSQWRNRFGSAGFSAAHLGSNAFKQASMLLALFNGGEGYRVEESDGCLMLGWHTRPLIATSAWKLATN from the coding sequence ATGAAGAGAGATCATCAAGATCAAGAtaagatgaaggaagaagaagacgattgtAACAAGGGCATGGACGAGCTTTTAGCTGTTCTTGGTTACAAAGTTAGGTCATCAGAAATGGCTGATGTTGCTCAGAAGCTTGAGCAGCTTGAAGTTATGATGTCGAATGTTCAAGAACACGATCTTTCTCACCTCGCTACTGAGACCGTTCACTACAACCCTGCCGAGCTTTACACGTGGCTTGATTCTATGCTCTCCGACCTTAACCCTCCTCCCTCTTCTAACTCCGACTACGATCTCAAAGCTATTCCCGGTGACGCTATTCTCAACCATCACTTCGCTGTcgattcgtcttcttcctctaaccacggcggcggcggcggtgaTGTGAATGCTACTTCCAACAAGCGGTTGAAATGCTCAAACGGCACGACGGTGGCGACAGTGACAACAGCGGCGGGTGATGAGTCGACTCGTCCTGTAGTTCTAGTCGACTCGCAGGAGAACGGCGTGCGTCTCGTCCACGTGCTTTTGGCTTGCGCTGAAGCTATTCAGAGTGAGAATCTGACTCTAGCGGAGGCTCTGGTGAAGCAAATCGGATTCTTAGCCGTGTCTCAGATCGGAGCGATGAGAAAAGTCGCTACTTACTTCGCCGAGGCTCTCGCGCGGCGGATCTACCGTCTCTCACCGTCGCAGAGCCCGATCGACCACTCTCTCTCCGATACTCTTCAGATGCACTTCTACGAGACCTGTCCTTACCTCAAGTTCGCTCATTTCACGGCGAATCAAGCCATCCTCGAAGCTTTCCAAGGGAAGAAGAGAGTTCATGTCATCGATTTCTCTATGAGCCAAGGTCTTCAATGGCCGGCGCTTATGCAGGCTCTTGCGCTTCGACCTGGTGGTCCTCCTGTTTTCCGGTTAACCGGAATTGGTCCACCGGCTCCGGATAATTTCGATTACCTTCACGAGGTTGGGTGTAAGCTGGCTCATCTAGCCGAGGCGATTCATGTGGAGTTCGAGTACAGAGGATTTGTGGCTAACACTTTGGCCGATCTTGATGCGTCGATGCTTGAGCTTAGACCGAGTGAGATTGAATCTGTTGCGGTTAACTCTGTTTTCGAGCTTCACAAGCTCTTGGGACGACCTGGTGCGATTGATAAGGTTCTTGGTGTGGTGAATCAGATCAAACCGGAGATTTTCACTGTTGTGGAACAGGAATCGAACCATAATAGTCCGGTTTTCTTAGACCGGTTTACCGAGTCGTTGCATTACTACTCGACGTTGTTTGACTCCTTGGAAGGTGTGCCGGGTGGTCAAGACAAGGTCATGTCTGAGGTTTACTTGGGTAAACAGATTTGCAATGTTGTGGCTTGCGATGGGCCTGATCGAGTTGAGCGTCACGAAACGTTGAGTCAATGGAGGAACCGGTTCGGTTCAGCTGGGTTTTCGGCGGCACATCTTGGTTCGAATGCGTTTAAGCAAGCGAGTATGCTTTTGGCTCTGTTCAACGGCGGAGAGGGTTATCGGGTTGAGGAGAGTGACGGATGTCTCATGTTGGGTTGGCACACTCGACCGCTCATAGCCACCTCTGCTTGGAAACTCGCCACCAATTAG
- the LOC104743313 gene encoding VAN3-binding protein-like, which yields GFGGARQTTTEVSDWWDNDGGGFRGFKADDEVHRLTLSVINNDLQKFLYKGQNSPPVLFPVAVADPFVAGKIKNSVGTRRAGTLSRWFHHPKEHSSSSTITNLKKKDKVRVENAHVHSAVSIAALAAGLASVTSASNCKGPGSKMALALASATELLVSHCMRAGADRARVTSTVRSSVDINSPGDLMTLTAAAATALRGEAALKARQPKEARKNAAIAPFERSFFDSYWPANLKFRLEEPNLPFEGELMQCARNGVQRTKRVCVYINKKSQLMIKLKSKHVGGALSKKTKCVVYGVCDEKSAWPYRKERKNSEEVYFGLKTGQVLLEFKCKSKIHKQRWVDGIQSLLRQVNCFEAAKCSLGSLSLTGHT from the exons GGCTTCGGTGGAGCACGACAAACGACAACGGAAGTTTCAGATTGGTGGGACAACGATGGCGGAGGTTTCCGGGGGTTTAAAGCGGACGACGAGGTCCACCGGCTAACGCTATCTGTCATTAACAATGATTTACAAAAGTTTCTTTACAAAGGTCAGAACAGTCCTCCTGTTTTGTTCCCTGTTGCTGTTGCAGATCCATTCGTG GCTGGGAAGATCAAGAACTCAGTTGGCACACGCAGAGCAGGCACATTATCCAGATGGTTTCACCACCCCAAGGAACACAGTAGCAGCAGCACAATCACCAATCTCAAGAAGAAAGACAAGGTGCGAGTTGAGAACGCTCACGTGCATTCTGCTGTCTCTATAGCGGCTCTGGCTGCAGGTTTAGCCTCTGTAACATCTGCAAGCAATTGCAAAGGGCCAGGCTCCAAGATGGCATTGGCTTTAGCCTCAGCCACTGAACTGTTAGTCTCACACTGTATGAGAGCTGGTGCTGACCGTGCACGTGTTACTTCCACTGTTAGATCTTCTGTGGATATCAACAGCCCTGGTGATCTCATGACTCTAACAGCCGCTGCTGCAACTG CTTTGAGAGGAGAAGCGGCTCTGAAGGCGAGGCAGCCAAAGGAAGCAAGGAAAAATGCAGCTATTGCCCCTTTTGAGAGAAGCTTCTTTGACTCTTATTGGCCTGCAAATTTGAAGTTTAGATTGGAAGAACCAAATCTTCCATTTGAAGGCGAACTGATGCAATGTGCACGAAATG GAGTGCAGCGAACTAAGCGTGTTTGCGTCTATATCAACAAGAAGTCTCAG TTAATGATAAAACTCAAAAGCAAACATGTTGGAGGGGCATTATCCAAGAAGACCAAAT GCGTTGTCTATGGAGTCTGCGATGAGAAATCAGCTTGGCCTTACaggaaagagaggaaaaatTCAGAAGAAGTCTACTTCGGTCTGAAGACAGGACAAGTTCTTTTGGAGTTCAAGTGCAAGAGCAAAATTCACAAGCAGAGATGGGTTGATGGGATTCAGTCTCTTCTCCGCCAAGTAAATTGCTTTGAAGCTGCCAAATGCTCGCTGGGATCTCTGAGTCTCACTGGTCATACGTGA
- the LOC104740180 gene encoding MLP-like protein 328 has protein sequence MAMTGTYVADVPLKGLAEKHYRRWRSQNNIVPDAIGHHIQGVTVHDGDWDSHGSIKSWNYTIDGKPEVIKEKREIDDEKMALTFRGLDGHVIEEYKVYDVILQFIPKSKEGCVCKVTLIWEKRKEDSPEPTKYMKFVQSLVADMDDHILKGQNKA, from the exons ATGGCGATGACAGGAACATACGTGGCGGACGTACCACTGAAGGGGTTGGCGGAGAAACACTACAGGAGATGGAGGAGCCAAAACAACATCGTTCCGGACGCCATCGGCCACCATATCCAAGGTGTCACCGTCCACGACGGCGACTGGGACTCCCACGGCTCCATTAAATCGTGGAACTACACAATCG aTGGGAAGCCGGAAGTCAtcaaggagaagagagagatagacgACGAGAAGATGGCGTTGACGTTCAGAGGGTTAGACGGCCACGTGATAGAGGAGTACAAGGTGTATGATGTCATCTTACAGTTCATTCCCAAGTCGAAGGAAGGGTGCGTCTGCAAAGTCACTCTGATATGGGAGAAGCGGAAGGAAGACTCCCCCGAACCCACCAAGTACATGAAGTTTGTCCAGAGCTTAGTTGCTGACATGGACGACCACATCCTCAAGGGCCAGAACAAGGCTTAA
- the LOC104740181 gene encoding MLP-like protein 328 codes for MGKSGTYVTDVLLKGSAEKHYKRWKSENHLFPDAIGHHIQGVTVHEGDWNTHGAIKSWNYTCDGNQEVFKEKREFDDKKMTVTFRGLDGHVMEQLKVYDVIFQFVPKSEEGCVCKVTMIWEKRNEDSQEPIKYMKFATSLAADMDDHILKDQRKA; via the exons ATGGGGAAGTCAGGAACATATGTGACAGACGTTCTTCTGAAAGGGTCGGCGGAGAAACACTACAAAAGGTGGAAAAGCGAAAACCACCTCTTCCCCGACGCCATTGGCCATCACATCCAAGGTGTCACTGTTCACGAAGGCGACTGGAACACCCACGGGGCCATCAAGTCCTGGAACTACACATGCG ATGGGAATCAAGAGGTGTtcaaggagaagagagagtttgaCGACAAGAAGATGACGGTGACATTTAGAGGGCTGGATGGTCACGTGATGGAGCAGCTTAAGGTGTATGACGTCATCTTCCAGTTCGTCCCAAAGTCTGAAGAAGGTTGCGTCTGCAAAGTCACTATGATATGGGAGAAGCGCAACGAAGACTCTCAAGAGCCCATCAAGTACATGAAGTTCGCCACGAGCTTGGCTGCTGACATGGATGACCACATCCTCAAGGACCAGAGAAAAGCGTAA
- the LOC104740182 gene encoding MLP-like protein 328, with product MAMSGTYVTDVPLKGSAEKHYKRWKSENHLVPDAIGHLIHGITLHEGEWDSPGAIKSWKYNLDGKEEVFKERIEMDDEKMAVTFNALDGQVMEELKVYIANLQFIPEYGNDGCVCKVSVYWEKRTEDSAEPTMFMKFLEKMVADMDGHILQNQE from the exons ATGGCCATGTCGGGAACATACGTGACGGATGTGCCTCTAAAAGGATCGGCCGAGAAACACTACAAAAGGTGGAAGAGCGAGAATCATCTCGTCCCTGACGCCATCGGCCACCTCATCCATGGTATTACCCTCCACGAAGGCGAATGGGACTCTCCCGGCGCCATCAAGAGCTGGAAGTACAATCTTG ATGGGAAGGAAGAAGTGTTTAAGGAGAGAATAGAGATGGACGACGAGAAGATGGCGGTGACATTCAATGCGCTCGATGGTCAAGTCATGGAGGAGCTTAAGGTGTATATTGCAAACTTACAATTCATCCCCGAGTACGGAAATGATGGCTGCGTATGCAAAGTTAGTGTATATTGGGAGAAACGCACGGAAGACTCTGCAGAGCCCACCATGTTCATGAAGTTCCTCGAGAAGATGGTTGCTGACATGGATGGCCACATCCTCCAAAACCAGGAATAA
- the LOC104740183 gene encoding uncharacterized protein At1g04910-like: MISQVERDLSIQNRLPATPSPPPSPRLCRSRSKSSGQHQNRTAFPHRISWILLSVLLRRQGILLFAPLIYVSCMFFHMRVASFDAAPIIHRRPAPGSVYRSPQVYARLRADIDADNTTADAISTIWKRSYKGVEWKPCVNKSTGVLPESNGFIFIEANGGLNQQRTSICNAVAVAGYLNATLVIPNFHYHSIWKDPSKFGDIYDEEYFIDTLANYVRVVDTVPEYLMERFDYNLTNVYNFRVKAWAPTSYYRDSVLPKLLEEKVIRISPFANRLSFDAPRAVQRFRCLANNIALRFSKPILTQGETLVKKMKELSANNAGKYVSVHLRFEEDMVAFSCCVFDGGNQEKQDMIAARERGWKGKFTKPGRVIRPGANRLNGKCPLTPLEVGLMLRGMGFNKSTYIYLAAGPIYSANRTMAPLLEMFPNLQTKEMLASEEELAPFKNFSSRMAALDYTVCLHSEVFVTTQGGNFPHFLMGHRRYLFGGHSKTIRPDKRKLAVLFDNPKLGWRSFKRQMLSMRSHSDSKGFELKRPSGSIYIFPCPDCMCRKNKTTASAT, from the exons ATGATTTCCCAGGTGGAGAGAGATCTGTCGATTCAAAATCGGCTTCCAGCTACACCTTCTCCGCCGCCTTCACCTCGTCTCTGCCGGAGCCGCTCTAAATCCTCCGGGCAACACCAAAATCGGACGGCATTCCCTCACCGTATCTCATGGATCCTTTTATCTGTTCTTCTCCGGCGTCAGGGAATTCTCCTGTTCGCTCCTCTCATCTACGTCTCCTGTATGTTTTTTCACATGCGCGTCGCCTCGTTTGATGCCGCTCCAATCATCCACCGCCGTCCCGCCCCGGGATCCGTTTACAGGAGCCCGCAGGTTTACGCTAGGCTCCGCGCCGATATCGACGCCGATAACACCACGGCCGATGCG aTATCAACGATTTGGAAACGTTCTTATAAAGGTGTGGAATGGAAGCCATGTGTGAACAAGTCTACTGGAG TTTTGCCTGAGTCAAATGGTTTCATATTCATCGAGGCTAATGGAGGCTTGAATCAGCAGCGCACTTCG ATTTGCAATGCGGTTGCTGTGGCAGGCTACCTAAATGCGACCCTTGTAATTCCCAACTTTCACTATCACAGCATATGGAAAGATCCGAG TAAATTTGGAGACATCTATGATGAAGAATACTTTATCGATACCTTAGCAAATTATGTGCGGGTGGTCGATACAGTTCCTGAATACTTAATGGAGCGTTTTGACTATAACTTGACAAATGTCTACAACTTCAGAGTTAAAGCATGGGCACCCACCTCCTATTACCGGGACTCAGTCCTGCCAAAGCTGCTTGAAGAAAA GGTTATAAGAATTTCCCCATTTGCGAATAGACTTTCTTTTGATGCTCCTCGAGCTGTCCAGAGATTTAGATGTTTGGCAAATAATATAGCCTTGCGATTTTCGAAACCTATACTGACCCAAGGAGAAACACTGGTGAAGAAAATGAAGGAGCTTAGTGCAAACAATGCTGGCAAGTATGTTTCTGTGCATCTTCGTTTTGAAGAG GATATGGTAGCTTTCTCTTGTTGTGTATTTGATGGTggtaaccaagaaaaacaagacATGATTGCGGCGAGAGAAAGGGGATGGAAAGGGAAGTTCACAAAACCAGGTCGTGTGATACGACCAGGAGCAAACAGGCTCAATGGGAAATGCCCTTTAACTCCTTTAGAG GTGGGTTTGATGCTGAGAGGAATGGGGTTCAACAAAAGCACATATATATACCTTGCAGCTGGCCCAATATATAGCGCGAATAGAACTATGGCTCCACTACTCGAGATGTTCCCTAATCTACAGACGAAGGAGATGCTTGCGTCTGAGGAAGAACTGGCCCCTTTTAAG AATTTCTCCTCGAGAATGGCTGCGCTAGATTACACGGTGTGTCTCCACAGTGAAGTATTTGTGACAACTCAAGGTGGAAACTTCCCTCATTTCCTCATGGGACATCGGAGGTATTTGTTCGGAGGGCATTCGAAGACGATTCGGCCAGACAAGCGAAAGTTAGCCGTACTCTTTGACAATCCCAAGTTGGG ATGGAGAAGTTTTAAACGGCAAATGCTAAGCATGAGGTCCCATAGTGACTCCAAGGGGTTTGAGCTGAAACGACCTAGTGGCTCTATTTACATATTCCCTTGCCCTGACTGTATGTGCCGGAAGAACAAAACAACAGCATCAGCCACCTGA
- the LOC104740184 gene encoding 10 kDa chaperonin, mitochondrial-like has translation MMKRLIPTFNRILVKKVIQPAKTESGILLPEKSSQLNSGRVVAVGPGSRDKDGKLIPVSVKEGDTVLLPEYGGTQVKLGENEYHLFRDEDVLGTLHED, from the exons atgATGAAGCGTCTGATCCCAACGTTCAACCGCATCCTGGTTAAGAAAGTGATCCAGCCTGCTAAAACCGAAAGCGGCATTCTCCTCCCCGAGAAATCCTCCCAG TTGAACTCAGGCAGGGTGGTAGCTGTTGGACCTGGATCAAGGGATAAAGACGGGAAATTGATTCCGGTCTCTGTGAAGGAAGGCGACACTGTTCTTCTTCCAGAGTACGGCGGCACTCAGGTCAAGCTCGGCGAGAACGA GTACCATCTGTTCCGGGATGAGGACGTCTTGGGAACGTTGCACGAGGATTGA
- the LOC104743314 gene encoding uncharacterized protein LOC104743314 produces MFIQKLRRGVSYAGFYCFTAALTFFYTNNTTRAGYSRGDQFYASYPAGTELLTDTAKLYKAALWTCYESEDWGPVEFCIMAKHFERQGKSPYVYHSQYMAHLLSQGQLDGSG; encoded by the exons ATGTTT ATACAGAAGCTACGACGGGGTGTCTCTTACGCTGGATTCTATTGCTTCACTGCTGCTCTCACATTCTTCTATACGAACAACAC AACAAGAGCAGGATATTCCAGGGGAGATCAGTTTTATGCATCTTACCCTGCCGGCACGGAACTTTTGACCGACACAGCTAAG CTGTACAAAGCGGCGCTTTGGACTTGCTATGAATCTGAGGATTGGGGTCCTGTTGAGTTCTGCATAATGGCTAAGCATTTTGAGCGCCAGGGAAAATCTCCATACGTTTACCACTCT CAATACATGGCTCACCTTCTTTCTCAAGGCCAACTCGATGGAAGTGGCTAG
- the LOC104740186 gene encoding serine carboxypeptidase-like 50 → MQVAIMENVPTLFFLLSILFLSVSVESLPPPPLFPDEALPTKSGYLPVKPSPGSSMFYAFYEAQKPTTPLPDTPLLVWLQGGPGCSSMIGNFYELGPWRVVSRATELERNPGAWNRLFGLLFVDNPIGVGFSIAASKENIPTNQRQVAEHLYATLVEFLEQNPGFENRPVYFTGESYAGKYVPAIGYYILKEKPNGKVNLKGLAIGNGLTDPVTQVQTHAVNVYYSGLVNAKQRVELVKAQEITVALVKSEKWREAADARSDVLNIVSNMTGLATLYNTKRSIPYRTDLVVELLNQREAKRVLGVSETMRFEECSDEVEDVLRGDVMKSVKFMVESVLERTQVLLYQGMLDLRDGVVSTEEWMKAMNWSGLEKFSTAERRVWKDGDGAVAGYVQRWGNLSHVAVSDAGHFVPTDKDVNSRDMIEGWVLGKGLFGGEDLVKLYHSIQT, encoded by the coding sequence ATGCAAGTGGCGATAATGGAGAACGTCCCtacactcttcttcttgctttccATTCTCTTTCTCTCCGTCTCCGTCGAGTCTCTTCCGCCTCCTCCACTATTTCCCGATGAAGCTCTCCCCACTAAATCCGGCTACCTCCCGGTCAAACCCTCCCCCGGCTCCTCAATGTTCTATGCCTTCTACGAAGCCCAAAAGCCGACCACACCTCTTCCCGACACTCCGCTCCTCGTTTGGCTCCAAGGTGGGCCAGGATGCTCTTCCATGATTGGTAACTTCTACGAGCTTGGCCCTTGGCGCGTAGTTTCACGTGCCACAGAGCTAGAGCGCAACCCCGGCGCTTGGAACCGTCTCTTCGGGTTACTTTTTGTGGATAACCCCATAGGAGTCGGATTCAGCATCGCCGcctcaaaagaaaacatacccACAAATCAGAGACAAGTCGCTGAGCATCTCTACGCAACTCTCGTGGAGTTCCTTGAGCAAAACCCAGGCTTTGAAAACCGACCGGTTTACTTCACCGGCGAGAGCTACGCTGGCAAGTACGTTCCAGCCATTGGATACTATATCCTTAAAGAGAAACCAAACGGGAAAGTGAATCTAAAAGGACTAGCCATTGGAAACGGGCTGACTGATCCGGTGACACAGGTCCAGACTCATGCGGTCAACGTCTACTACTCGGGTCTAGTCAACGCAAAACAGAGAGTTGAACTGGTGAAAGCGCAGGAGATAACCGTGGCTCTCGTGAAGTCCGAGAAATGGCGTGAAGCAGCAGACGCGAGAAGCGACGTGTTGAACATAGTGAGTAACATGACGGGACTAGCGACGCTCTACAACACGAAACGTTCGATTCCTTACAGAACAGACCTCGTCGTGGAACTACTGAACCAGAGAGAAGCTAAGCGTGTTTTGGGAGTGAGCGAAACGATGCGTTTTGAAGAATGCAGCGATGAAGTAGAAGATGTGTTGCGTGGGGACGTGATGAAGAGCGTCAAGTTCATGGTGGAATCCGTATTGGAGAGGACTCAAGTGTTGCTGTACCAAGGCATGTTGGATCTCAGAGACGGCGTCGTTTCGACGGAAGAGTGGATGAAGGCTATGAACTGGTCGGGATTGGAGAAGTTCTCGACGGCGGAGAGGCGTGTGTGGAAGGACGGCGACGGTGCTGTCGCTGGATATGTACAGAGATGGGGAAATTTAAGCCACGTGGCGGTTTCGGATGCTGGTCATTTTGTTCCGACAGACAAAGATGTGAATTCAAGGGATATGATTGAAGGTTGGGTTTTGGGAAAAGGCTTGTTCGGTGGTGAAGATCTCGTCAAGCTTTACCATTCGATCCAAACATGA
- the LOC104740187 gene encoding uncharacterized protein LOC104740187 isoform X1 gives MEAIVLIPFPSSPLRFHPLRTSQRIATGTSKRRRTSTTVCADYYRGGRTVDENMVVLRKRIHEMKMVERNYEPPSHWMQWEKRLYCNYDATICDAISLLQTFLMNSRPSVAFGTMLVLLVSVPVSSAVFAFRILDLALWLLDAAHVENKVTIKLNVEL, from the exons ATGGAAGCTATAGTACTGATCCCGTTCCCATCGTCGCCACTCAGGTTCCACCCATTGAGGACATCACAAAGGATCGCCACCGGAACGTCCAAGAGAAGACGAACTTCAACCACCGTGTGTGCTGACTACTACCGAGGAGGAAGAACGGTGGACGAGAACATGGTTGTCCTTAGGAAACGGATCCACGAGATGAAGATGGTTGAGCGGAACTATGAACCTCCTTCTCATTGGATGCAATGGGAGAAGCGTTTATATTGTAACTACGACGCTACTATATGTGACGCAATCTCTCTTCTCCAAACTTTTCTTATGAACTCTCGTCCTAGCGTCGCGTTTGGAACGATGCTTGTTCTCCTCGTCAGCGTTCCTGTTTCCTCTGCCGTTTTTGCGTTTCGTATCCTCGATTTAGCTCTTTGGCTTTTGGACGCCGCTCACGTA GAAAACAAAGTAACAATTAAACTCAATGTAGAGTTATAA
- the LOC104740187 gene encoding uncharacterized protein LOC104740187 isoform X2 has translation MEAIVLIPFPSSPLRFHPLRTSQRIATGTSKRRRTSTTVCADYYRGGRTVDENMVVLRKRIHEMKMVERNYEPPSHWMQWEKRLYCNYDATICDAISLLQTFLMNSRPSVAFGTMLVLLVSVPVSSAVFAFRILDLALWLLDAAHVV, from the coding sequence ATGGAAGCTATAGTACTGATCCCGTTCCCATCGTCGCCACTCAGGTTCCACCCATTGAGGACATCACAAAGGATCGCCACCGGAACGTCCAAGAGAAGACGAACTTCAACCACCGTGTGTGCTGACTACTACCGAGGAGGAAGAACGGTGGACGAGAACATGGTTGTCCTTAGGAAACGGATCCACGAGATGAAGATGGTTGAGCGGAACTATGAACCTCCTTCTCATTGGATGCAATGGGAGAAGCGTTTATATTGTAACTACGACGCTACTATATGTGACGCAATCTCTCTTCTCCAAACTTTTCTTATGAACTCTCGTCCTAGCGTCGCGTTTGGAACGATGCTTGTTCTCCTCGTCAGCGTTCCTGTTTCCTCTGCCGTTTTTGCGTTTCGTATCCTCGATTTAGCTCTTTGGCTTTTGGACGCCGCTCACGTAGTATGA
- the LOC104740188 gene encoding sulfhydryl oxidase 1-like produces the protein MSLPHLFLFVGLLSLEAAASVSPGSRSILRDIGINNSDQKDNAVELNATNFDSVFQDSSAKYAVLEFFAHWCPACRNYKPHYEKVTKLFNGADAVHPGVVLMTRVDCALKMNVQLCDKFSINHFPMLFWAPPKKFVDGSWKPKQEKSEISIVDEWRTADLLLSWINKQIGSSYGLNDHKFGNLLPNISDHEQISQAIFDIEEATEEAFGIILSLKAIKSSETGTSFIRFLQLLSAHHPSRRCRKGSAEILVNFDDLCPSGECSYDQEAGAIDTLRNYHICGKDIPRGNYMFCRGSKNETRGFSCGLWVLMHSLSVRIEDGESQFAFTTICDFINNFFMCDDCRQHFHDMCLSVKTPLKKARDIVLWLWSTHNKVNERLKKDEESLGTGDPKFPKMIWPPKQLCPSCYLSSTQKSIDWDHDEVYKFLKKYYGEKLVSIYKKNSVSARKEEVVVAAEEMAVPTNALVVPVGAALAIALASCAFGALACYWRTQQKNRKSHYLKRYSSNYMVMNTFGNSESEREKER, from the exons ATGTCTTTGCCACACTTGTTTCTGTTCGTGGGTTTGCTGAGCCTTGAAGCTGCGGCGTCGGTTTCGCCGGGATCGCGCTCGATTCTCCGAGACATCGGCATCAACAACTCCGATCAGAAAGATAACGCTGTCGAATTGAACGCTACCAACTTTGATTCAGTCTTCCAAGACTCTTCCGCCAAATATGCCGTTTTGGAGTTCTTCGCTCACTG GTGTCCTGCATGTAGAAACTACAAG CCACATTATGAAAAAGTTACAAAGCTATTCAATGGAGCAGACGCTGTACATCCTGGTGTCGTTTTGATGACCAGGGTTGATTGTGCTTTAAAG ATGAATGTACAGCTCTGTGACAAGTTCTCCATCAATCATTTTCCAATGCTCTTTTGGGCTCCTCCCAAGAAGTTCGTTGATGGCAGCTGGAAACCTAAGCAAGAGAAAAGTGAGATTAGCATAGTCGATGAATGGCGCACTGCTGATCTTTTGTTGAGCTGGATCAACAAGCAGATAGGCAG TTCTTACGGCTTGAATGATCATAAATTTGGAAATCTCTTGCCAAATATATCTGACCACGAACAG ATTTCTCAGGCCATATTTGACATTGAGGAGGCAACTGAAGAAGCTTTTGGTATCATTTTGTCGCTTAAG GCAATCAAGTCATCTGAAACTGGTACTTCGTTTATCAGGTTTCTGCAGCTTTTATCGGCACATCATCCTTCAAGAAG GTGTCGTAAGGGCAGTGCTGAAATTCTCGtgaattttgatgatttatgtCCGTCAGGCGAATGCTCTTATGACCAGGAAGCTGGTGCCATAGATACCCTACGAAACTACCATATATGTGGGAAGGATATTCCTCGGGGAAATTAC ATGTTTTGCCGTGGCAGCAAGAACGAAACTAGGGGATTCAG CTGCGGATTATGGGTTTTGATGCATTCACTTTCAGTGAGgattgaagatggagaaagtCAATTTGCATTCACGACCATTTGTGATTTCATCAACAACTTCTTCATGTGTGATGATTGCCGTCAGCATTTTCACGACATGTGCTTAAG CGTCAAAACTCCCTTGAAAAAAGCACGTGATATCGTCTTGTGGCTGTGGAGCACACACAACAAGGTCAACGAGAGACTCAAGAAGGATGAAGAGTCTCTGGGAACAGGAGACCCCAAGTTCCCAAAGATGATATGGCCACCGAAGCAGCTTTGCCCATCGTGTTATCTATCGAGCACTCAGAAAAGCATTGACTGGGATCATGATGAAGTCTACAAATTCTTGAAGAAGTACTACGGAGAGAAACTGGTGTctatttacaagaaaaatagtGTCAGTGCAAGGAAGGAGGAGGTGGTTGTAGCTGCAGAAGAGATGGCAGTGCCTACCAATGCTCTGGTTGTGCCAGTGGGAGCTGCATTGGCCATAGCACTTGCAAGCTGCGCATTCGGGGCGCTCGCCTGCTACTGGAGGACGCAGCAGAAGAACCGGAAGTCGCACTATTTAAAGAGATATAGTAGTAACTATATGGTTATGAACACATTCGGTAACAGTGAAAGCGAAAGGGAAAAGGAGAGATGA